The genomic interval AAGACCAGCTTTGGGACCTCAGCAGGTGGCCACTGCCTTACGAAAGGATTTATCAGCAGAGCTTGAGTTTGAACCAAAGAAGCTGCTCATTATACACCCTGGCACGCAGAAAGTGCAGCGACAAGCGTTAATTTAGTGGTGTAGCCTGCCTGAATTTTAAGCGACTTGGGAGGACTTCAGGACCTTTCATGAGTACTTCCTCATTTCcaccttgaggacaaggtgCGTCTTTTGCTGGGGGTAATAATAGGCCACCTCTCAGTTTGTTTACTCATGGAGAGCCAAGGGAGGGGGTTCAACTAAGGGCAGAGATGTGGCAGGTTAGTTATTTGAGTTGTATTAGGGATAGGGGTTGGGGGAGAGTGCAGCTGGAAGCCTGGTATAATGCACCTTAGTTAATATAATAGTTTGTTGGAATTAGCGGAACATTTTGATAAGTTCTTTCTTGGATAAAATTAAAACCTTTGTAATTACACAATAGGATAGCTGAAATTCTTGCAGAAACTTTATTGAATTGATGGACAAAATTAGAAATCAGAAGCTTTCGAGAGGCTTGTTCTCTCCTATTTCAATCTGTTTGAGAGGATTGGGCTTTCCACAATGAGTCAACTCTTGCCAATTTTTTCCATACCTTTCTAAGAGACCCCTCCCCTTATATACTTTACATTGCCCAAAAATAATTGCCACATCAGCCCCTAAAACTAATACAACTCAGCCACTAATACAAATCAGCTTTTAATTAAAACAAAGAGAGTTAACAACTAAGACTAAAGTCTAGTTTAATCTGGTGGCTTATCACATTTGTCCAAGTTGTGTTTGCTTTTTTCTTGTAAGGAGAGGCCAGGTATCTGAATCTACGGTTTATCAATAGTAATGagaatttttcccagaattccatctccttgcTGTTTGTTGCAGGGATACCCTATCAAAACATTTTTAACCAATAAAAGATTCATTCGAAGTATTATTACCCATCTTTACGGCAAGCAGTAACAAATTTTGTGACTCGTAACAAAGATCTCAGAAAAATCATTTTcgcaaatgaaaataaaaaaacacaatagATTCGTGATTAGCTTGTGTTTTACGGAAAGTGCCTAAAAGAATAGGGGGGGAGTAGAGGACTTTGACGATTAAAGATAATGTCTGATCTGGGATTTGTGAAAGGATACTAAAGAATGCACTTGTTACTTTATTATTGTGAAATGTAAAGATGTAACagattttaggtttagaaactacaatcaattttttttaattatttttttattttttatggatcACTTGTTTTACACATCACTTGTATCCTAATAAGTTTTCTGGCTGGTTTTTGAATCTTCAGGTAAATTTAGAGGAGAGGGTTTCCATGAGAATTTCAATGAGCACGAGACAGTTTTTCGGGCAACTTTTGGAAACAGATGGTATACTTGGTCTTTTAATTTAAGAAATGAGTCTTTCTTCAGAGATTCAGCATCTGAATTTGAGTGGCAAGAACGGTCAAACGGGAACTATAGAAGTAAAACATTTGGGGGCAGTAGTGACTCTGAGTCTGATGAAGAATCCTTTACTGTAGGATCGTCTTCTGATAGAAGAGTTCTCGGTCTGCCCCTAACTGGCCCTTTGAAATTAGAAGATGTTAAAAAGGCGTAAGTGATTTAGATCTCTTTGTTTACAATAAGAAATCACATACGAGATCAATGTTCTACATCTAATTTCCGCATTCTTACATGGTTTTTGTCCTCTGCATTGACCTTGTCCTGACAGTTTCCGTTTATCTGCTTTAAAATGGCATCCGGATAAGCATCAAGGCCCTTCACAGGTTTGATTCAACTCTATCTTCATTGATTATTCATTATGATCATCTTGATATTGAAGCTACCAACACATGGTAAACTTACTTGGCATTAGAACCAAGTAAATTCGATCGAACTCAACTTCTCTCAGATAATGCAGAGTTCAAGAATAAAGTAGAGAATTACCTTGTATTTGTGAAACCCAAAATCACTTATGATGATCACTCACTTGACTCCATAATTAAGAGTTAGTCTCATGTTATACTTTCCTTCGCAATGCATGTTTTGCAGGCAATGGCTGAAGAGAAATTCAAGCATTGCGCTGACGCATACAAATCTTTGTGCAAGGTGCTATCCCCAGCTTGAAGCAGCTGTAGTTTTGAGCTTAGTAATGGATGGACTTCTAACAAGGTAATGGATGGACTTCTAACAAGGTAATGGATGGACTTCTAACAAAGAAGGCTGGTGCAACTAATTTTATATGTGGTCTTAACAAATCTTCATTCTTTTTACAATAAATAATGAATTATTCATCAGACGGTCGAAATTTCGTCGGATAGTTTAGTTTAGTTTTTATAGAGAAGGAAAGTGTTATCCGCTGAAATCTTTACTGCAAGCTAAACTGTTCAAGTTTATACCTACCACATCATTCACTCTCTCATTAGAGCTTTTCCCTCATATGATTGTAAAGAATTACACAAATAAAGTGTATCTATTTGGAAAGTAAACTTCATTTCATCTTGTAGATATTCTACGTACTTGCATCAATTTCGgttaaattttgtaaaagtaTGCAAACTTCAATATCTTGGCAACACTCCAGTTTGCCTTAAAAGCTATAGAGGCGGAGAAAGATTTAGCTGGGAGTATCCTTTCCTGACTTGGTGAAAGGAAAACTGTATCTGCACTATTTAAGGTGTTCATTAGATCACATTCAATGGACTCAACTAATTCAATCTAATTGTTATTGAATATTAGATTTTGTTATTTGATCCAATCAAATCGAATTGAGTcattcgatccaatccaatccaataaagGTATTAGATTGGATCTGTTCCAACAATTGGATGCATTAACCGGTTTTCtattggattagattggatagATCTAATTTATTTTAACTACCATTTAAgttatttcattaaaaagaaaaatatatatgtaagaaatataatttaaaacctaataattTAACATACATTTTTTTAACTTCAATAATCTAACATACATAATAACTTGGTTTagtctaaattaattttcataataaaattgccgaaaaataaaacttattcaatatgattgataattttattagtatttaggtagatgaaaaataatattttagatttagatttttttttatctcatgtgttaaatatatattaatatatttttgaaataacatatattaaatatataaaattataaatgtatttaaaaaatatataaatatgattGGATGATAATTGGATTAGTTCGGTTTGGTTATCCATTGGATCAGATCTCCCATCTAATAATCGATCTAATCTGattggatttttaaaatttacatctCATCCAACTATGATTAGATATCTGATTctattggatcggtcggttgtaattggatTTAATGACTTTCTGTACACTCCTATGCACTAGTCCCTCCATTTGGAAAGAATCCATTAGCAAAAGCCACCACATCTCCAATGGGAACTTGCTTGGAAGGGCGGTCACGCTCTTTTGCACAAACCTCCGTAGAAAACTCGCCAAAAGTGTCACGACTCAAGATAGTAGAATGATTATCGAGATAACCGTGCTTATGATCCCATA from Cannabis sativa cultivar Pink pepper isolate KNU-18-1 chromosome 4, ASM2916894v1, whole genome shotgun sequence carries:
- the LOC115714758 gene encoding uncharacterized protein LOC115714758, which produces MAMPRWRNVLLLKNSLISSSSPSSTITYRASFHSTPVSCEKWKNKWNSHDVEGGQQPSKNYIRYATRQKRADAKKALKDLLNKSGASKFSFQDDDPMWRPGAQVDKSDNSRKKHKPKYSAKHSYKAQQKKTKGKFRGEGFHENFNEHETVFRATFGNRWYTWSFNLRNESFFRDSASEFEWQERSNGNYRSKTFGGSSDSESDEESFTVGSSSDRRVLGLPLTGPLKLEDVKKAFRLSALKWHPDKHQGPSQAMAEEKFKHCADAYKSLCKVLSPA